A single genomic interval of Aegicerativicinus sediminis harbors:
- the aroB gene encoding 3-dehydroquinate synthase, with amino-acid sequence MKPIVDDTYSVHFNEEGYVKLNQHLKSLKPSIIFLLVDTNTHEYCLPRFLSKIETEVPIEIIEIEDGEENKTIDTCVGVWNALAELNADRKSLLINLGGGVVTDLGGFVACTFKRGLPYVNVPTTLLSMVDASVGGKTGVDLGTLKNQVGVISNGDMVLVDTEFLMTLPQLEMRSGLSEMLKHGLIKDRNYWNSCKSLQDLSPDSLNVPIRESIEIKFDVVTQDPNERGLRKMLNFGHTLGHAIESYFLKNENKLSLLHGEAIAIGMILESYLSHRLNHLSEEDLMDIVAVLNKQYDSVSFNPTDIDIIINLLKHDKKNEHGKILFALLERLGEIKLDCLVENSLILESFDFFEKVKTK; translated from the coding sequence ATGAAACCCATCGTAGATGACACTTATAGCGTGCATTTCAATGAAGAAGGTTATGTTAAACTAAATCAACACCTTAAATCATTAAAACCTTCAATAATTTTTTTGCTTGTAGACACAAATACACACGAATATTGTCTGCCGCGATTTCTATCTAAAATCGAAACCGAAGTACCTATTGAAATAATTGAAATTGAGGATGGGGAAGAAAACAAAACAATTGACACTTGCGTTGGAGTCTGGAATGCACTTGCCGAACTAAATGCCGACAGAAAAAGCCTCTTGATTAATTTAGGAGGAGGTGTAGTCACAGATTTAGGGGGATTCGTGGCATGTACCTTTAAGAGAGGACTTCCTTACGTAAATGTACCTACTACCTTACTTTCCATGGTGGATGCATCAGTAGGAGGCAAAACTGGTGTTGACTTAGGCACACTGAAGAACCAGGTTGGGGTAATTTCAAATGGTGATATGGTTTTGGTTGATACTGAATTTTTAATGACCTTACCTCAATTGGAAATGAGATCTGGACTTTCTGAAATGCTTAAACACGGACTTATAAAGGATCGAAATTATTGGAATTCATGTAAAAGCCTACAAGATTTAAGCCCTGATTCATTAAACGTACCCATCAGAGAATCCATAGAAATTAAATTTGATGTAGTCACTCAAGATCCAAACGAAAGAGGGTTAAGAAAAATGTTGAATTTTGGACATACCCTAGGGCATGCAATTGAATCTTACTTCCTAAAGAATGAAAATAAACTTTCACTTCTACATGGTGAAGCTATAGCTATAGGAATGATTCTCGAAAGTTATCTATCGCATCGCTTAAACCATTTGTCTGAGGAAGACCTAATGGATATAGTTGCCGTATTAAACAAACAATACGATTCTGTCAGTTTTAACCCCACAGATATTGATATCATTATCAACTTATTGAAACATGATAAGAAAAATGAACACGGCAAGATTCTATTCGCTTTATTGGAACGCCTAGGAGAAATTAAGCTAGATTGTTTGGTAGAAAACTCCCTAATATTAGAATCTTTCGACTTTTTTGAGAAAGTGAAAACAAAATAA
- a CDS encoding Lrp/AsnC family transcriptional regulator, whose translation MAKFKLDEVDHQILDMLIDNTRIPFTDIAKKLVISAGTVHVRVKKMEEAGIIQGSSLTLDYKKLGYSFIAYVGIFLQNTSQTKFVLERINQIPYVTVAHITTGKFNIFCKIRARDTNHAKNVIFMLDDIDGVYRTETMISLEESINDKKRLMHTIFNEL comes from the coding sequence ATGGCAAAATTCAAATTGGATGAAGTCGATCACCAGATATTGGACATGTTAATCGACAACACCCGAATCCCTTTTACTGATATTGCAAAAAAATTGGTGATTTCTGCTGGTACGGTGCATGTGAGAGTGAAAAAAATGGAAGAAGCGGGAATAATTCAGGGATCCTCACTGACCTTAGATTATAAAAAGTTGGGGTATTCCTTTATCGCCTATGTTGGAATTTTTCTCCAGAATACATCCCAGACCAAATTCGTATTAGAAAGGATAAATCAAATACCATATGTTACGGTTGCCCATATTACTACGGGAAAATTCAATATTTTCTGTAAGATTAGAGCAAGAGACACAAACCATGCAAAAAATGTAATTTTCATGCTTGATGATATAGATGGGGTTTATAGAACCGAAACCATGATTTCTTTGGAAGAAAGCATAAATGATAAAAAACGTTTAATGCATACAATTTTTAATGAATTGTAA
- a CDS encoding SDR family NAD(P)-dependent oxidoreductase yields MENPNNIKYPHALTEVINYSQLLGKTEIEIDQNFLQDTYSHKTILVSGAAGSIGQNIVQQLMEFHPKLIILVDNSESGIFEMVQELNSLNFKDFAVFLTDIRNQSRMQQLFERFHPEIVFHAAAYKHVTLMEENPYEAVSVNVLGTKIIVDLSIQFGVKKFVFISSDKAINPSSVMGATKRLGELYIQGMNDLDNTIFITTRFGNVIGSSGSVIPIFRRQIAKGGPITVTHKEATRYFLGPKESVQLVLEAAAYSQNSQIFLIEMGRPILILDLAKKILKTLNLSMDDIDIQIVGLRPGEKIHEELDYGKAIKFATNSGRLFTVQKATLNKDNLVFEIESFLNKIETFNHLEIVGEMKRLIPEYISINSKYDILDNQRKD; encoded by the coding sequence ATGGAAAATCCTAATAACATAAAATATCCTCATGCGCTTACCGAAGTTATAAACTATTCCCAACTACTCGGTAAAACTGAAATTGAGATAGATCAAAATTTCCTCCAAGATACCTATTCCCACAAAACAATCTTGGTTTCGGGTGCAGCCGGATCTATCGGGCAGAATATTGTTCAACAACTAATGGAATTCCACCCTAAACTGATAATCTTAGTTGACAATTCTGAGAGTGGAATTTTTGAAATGGTACAAGAATTAAATTCTTTAAACTTTAAGGATTTTGCAGTTTTCTTAACGGATATACGGAATCAGTCTCGTATGCAGCAGTTATTCGAACGTTTTCACCCGGAAATAGTTTTTCATGCAGCAGCCTATAAACATGTAACGCTTATGGAAGAGAATCCTTACGAAGCAGTAAGTGTAAATGTTTTGGGAACTAAAATTATTGTAGACCTATCGATCCAATTTGGGGTGAAAAAGTTTGTTTTTATTTCCTCGGATAAAGCTATCAACCCTTCTAGTGTAATGGGAGCAACTAAAAGATTAGGAGAACTTTATATACAAGGAATGAATGATTTGGATAATACTATTTTCATAACCACGCGTTTTGGCAATGTAATAGGAAGTTCTGGATCTGTTATTCCTATTTTTAGAAGGCAAATTGCCAAAGGCGGTCCAATAACCGTGACCCATAAAGAGGCAACCCGCTATTTTTTAGGGCCGAAGGAATCCGTACAATTGGTGCTAGAAGCGGCCGCATACTCACAGAATTCACAAATTTTCCTAATTGAAATGGGTAGACCCATTTTGATTTTAGATTTAGCAAAGAAAATCTTGAAAACGTTGAACCTTTCAATGGATGATATAGACATCCAAATTGTCGGTCTCAGACCGGGTGAAAAAATTCATGAAGAATTGGATTACGGTAAGGCAATAAAGTTTGCAACTAATAGTGGTAGGTTATTTACTGTCCAAAAGGCTACTTTGAACAAAGACAATCTAGTTTTTGAAATTGAAAGCTTTCTAAATAAAATTGAAACATTTAATCACCTTGAAATTGTCGGCGAAATGAAACGCCTAATTCCAGAATACATTTCAATCAATTCCAAATACGATATTTTGGACAATCAAAGAAAGGACTAA
- a CDS encoding proline dehydrogenase family protein, translating into MKQNLFENTEIAFQLKSDSELERAFFLFKMISSEPLVKIGTAATNFAIKAHLPIEGLIRSTVFDHFCGGVNEKDCIPVIDNMYECGVSSVLDFSVEGKEEEAFFEGAKNKTLEIIKFADEKPAMPIAVFKPTGFGKLKLYEKIGKKEELTYKEKQEWEKVVARYHAVCKLGKERDVEVLIDAEESWMQDAADDLVEEMMKTYNTEVPIVYNTLQLYRKDRLEYLKRLHKRAKEGNFKIGIKIVRGAYMEKERERAKEMNYPSPICDTKQDTDVNFNETMEYIFSNLEDISLFIGTHNEQSSYLAMELMEKLNISKSDNRVWFGQLYGMSDHISFNLASEGYNVAKYVPFGPVKDVMPYLIRRAEENTSVAGQTSRELSLLKKERKRRKL; encoded by the coding sequence TTGAAACAGAATTTATTTGAAAATACTGAAATCGCTTTTCAATTAAAAAGCGATTCTGAACTAGAGCGGGCCTTTTTCCTTTTTAAAATGATATCCTCAGAACCGCTCGTGAAAATTGGAACAGCAGCAACTAATTTTGCGATAAAGGCACATTTGCCAATTGAGGGTTTGATAAGATCAACAGTTTTCGATCATTTTTGTGGTGGAGTTAATGAAAAAGACTGTATTCCAGTTATTGACAACATGTATGAATGCGGTGTGAGCTCGGTGCTTGATTTTTCAGTTGAAGGAAAAGAGGAGGAAGCATTTTTTGAAGGTGCAAAAAATAAAACTTTAGAAATTATAAAGTTTGCCGATGAAAAACCTGCCATGCCAATTGCAGTATTTAAACCAACTGGATTCGGTAAGCTAAAATTGTATGAGAAAATTGGTAAAAAAGAAGAGCTTACTTATAAAGAAAAGCAAGAATGGGAAAAAGTTGTTGCTAGGTATCATGCTGTTTGTAAATTAGGTAAAGAGCGAGACGTAGAGGTGCTAATCGATGCTGAGGAAAGTTGGATGCAAGATGCTGCCGATGATTTGGTTGAGGAAATGATGAAAACTTATAATACCGAGGTCCCTATCGTATACAATACTCTACAACTTTATAGGAAAGACCGTCTCGAATATTTGAAAAGGCTTCATAAGCGCGCAAAGGAAGGCAATTTTAAGATTGGAATAAAGATTGTCCGTGGTGCCTATATGGAAAAGGAACGAGAACGAGCCAAAGAAATGAATTATCCTTCTCCAATTTGTGACACCAAGCAGGATACTGATGTTAATTTCAACGAAACCATGGAGTACATTTTTTCCAATTTAGAGGATATTTCTCTTTTTATCGGAACACATAACGAGCAAAGTTCCTATTTGGCAATGGAGCTTATGGAAAAACTTAATATTTCTAAAAGTGATAATAGGGTTTGGTTTGGTCAGTTGTACGGAATGAGCGATCATATTAGTTTTAATTTGGCTTCAGAGGGATATAATGTGGCAAAATATGTTCCATTTGGGCCCGTAAAAGACGTGATGCCATACCTTATTCGTCGGGCAGAAGAAAATACCTCGGTTGCAGGCCAAACAAGTCGCGAATTAAGTTTGTTAAAAAAGGAGAGAAAGAGAAGAAAGCTTTAG
- a CDS encoding M14 family zinc carboxypeptidase, whose translation MGETFHGWFVKWRENRLEGRYITNDHIEPIIKYLPETFRIEIIGKSVLGRDVYSVTFGDGPLKILMWSQMHGNESTTTKAVFDLINTIINENDEWLKEILVKVTIKIIPILNPDGANAYTRVNANNVDLNRDAQDLTQPESIMLRNEFNKFKPSICLNLHGQRTIFGAGNQGKAATVSFLAPTQDHVRSITPNRKVAMQLINEMRQSLEQIIPSQIGVYEDSFNLNCVGDTFQHLGVPTILFEAGHFSGDYQREYTRYLIYHSYMVLLQSVVTNSYLNDNSSKYFEIPQNEKCFFDIIVRNVSIFNNGSNEVIDVAIQYEEMLQDSDIQFIPKIAALKKLNEFHGHKELNADSSPISKVFGKAVFEGDIVYNILLNNEDLSLSPEKN comes from the coding sequence GTGGGTGAAACTTTTCATGGATGGTTTGTAAAATGGCGTGAAAATCGATTGGAGGGTCGTTACATTACCAATGATCATATTGAACCAATTATTAAATATCTCCCTGAGACTTTTAGGATTGAAATTATAGGAAAGTCTGTTTTAGGAAGGGATGTCTATAGTGTTACTTTCGGCGATGGTCCGCTAAAAATATTAATGTGGTCTCAAATGCACGGTAATGAATCTACTACGACAAAAGCTGTTTTCGATTTAATTAACACAATAATTAATGAAAATGATGAATGGCTTAAGGAGATTTTAGTAAAGGTTACGATTAAGATTATTCCAATACTTAACCCTGATGGTGCTAATGCCTATACCCGTGTTAATGCGAATAATGTAGACCTAAATAGGGACGCCCAAGACCTTACCCAGCCCGAAAGTATTATGCTTAGAAATGAATTTAACAAATTTAAGCCGTCTATTTGCTTGAATCTTCACGGCCAGCGTACCATCTTTGGTGCTGGTAATCAGGGCAAAGCGGCCACGGTTTCATTTTTGGCTCCAACTCAAGACCATGTAAGGTCAATCACTCCAAATAGGAAGGTCGCGATGCAGTTAATCAATGAGATGCGGCAATCCTTAGAACAAATAATCCCCTCACAAATTGGTGTTTATGAGGATAGCTTTAATTTAAACTGTGTGGGAGATACATTTCAACATTTGGGTGTGCCGACAATACTTTTTGAGGCGGGTCATTTTAGTGGTGATTATCAGAGAGAATATACACGATATTTAATTTATCATAGTTATATGGTTCTTCTTCAATCAGTTGTAACAAATTCTTATTTAAATGATAATTCTTCAAAGTATTTTGAGATCCCTCAAAATGAAAAATGTTTCTTTGATATAATTGTTCGAAATGTTTCAATTTTTAATAATGGTTCGAATGAAGTGATTGATGTTGCCATTCAATATGAAGAAATGTTGCAAGATTCTGATATTCAATTTATTCCTAAGATAGCGGCTCTGAAAAAATTAAATGAATTTCATGGTCATAAAGAATTGAATGCCGATAGTTCGCCTATTTCCAAGGTTTTTGGCAAGGCTGTTTTTGAGGGTGATATTGTATATAATATTTTATTGAATAATGAGGATTTATCATTAAGTCCTGAAAAAAATTAA